In a genomic window of Bemisia tabaci chromosome 1, PGI_BMITA_v3:
- the LOC109033167 gene encoding meckelin isoform X2, which yields MNLTDVLDADNSSQLCESNLCVSNEIIVDRDINGKLFETRKCIPCVGDTKPSADRRRCEPCSPFTVNCTCPSLTHEIISKQFCIPRNALSQWPDEEGAYHIHYDFIPSIDSQYLRAHLRSALFKCTKLKERSACQAVGNMCVLSMYKDSHRGGPCRLFRDARHIPTSENEVIPWIYYAEGDAGTVLHRKKITSRYRLQEESPLNTLNFTVAKYTSEGELSSLQPLESSDLQLCPGSLETLNSAFRVGAWYHHSCSIPISQLLKSFPTLEFFDIYLQFYEEGVSKLYAVPVLLKNLKQGNKYPNQGADILQWQLTRRFFLVDSLSGIENRVDTLAAVRFLKSVVLQVKMLHEVEEEGRIYPPLLILEYAELKGEEVESNLNVNLSFSVEFIMENDLPHIIDVSLGVSSAFAVVWSAIQTWSYSRRNGRVTIDAVTLTELLLISCGHLANMFFVIMTCASLFVLVYYKGQSVTHILLPTSAQEYFIYKYVMAAFLLKTIEIVRLVWRQVTIDIFLIDWEKPRATGNATSQPISIWRTYFIANEFNEIQTKRKTNPYIQLLLTVFILNIIGVEHWALAHPKLFLSVPNTQKNTPYSDTLRFALGVSIFIAVYLLQYFFIVCIYERYIKNEIQQFIDVCSIANISVFILAFENYGYYIHGRSVHGFADTDMYTIISQLCREEEDLVAHRGLIPASDQQTFQMYIPPQLRAYYSQVKAPLMMGLQLKHLPITVSAAFKIKMLNSSFDVNRSVQAYHNMNKFLAAFLEHALKDLDYEVKDKQFMESLLDIEFLDTSDKGIFYYDNGHSFDDVMFYGNEFTLFTFDIILFSCCQIFSQNYLLSAIYTAFVAKLITVFRSIWGRKNLAKKTLIDERFLI from the coding sequence TGGATCGGGATATAAATGGAAAGCTGTTTGAAACAAGGAAGTGTATTCCTTGCGTTGGAGACACCAAACCATCAGCCGATCGCAGACGCTGCGAACCATGTTCTCCTTTCACTGTAAACTGTACATGTCCGAGTCTGACGCATGAGATAATCTCGAAGCAGTTTTGTATACCCCGGAATGCGCTCTCTCAGTGGCCAGATGAAGAAGGTGCATACCACATTCACTATGACTTTATACCGAGCATTGATTCCCAGTATCTGCGGGCGCACCTCCGCTCAGCACTTTTTAAGTGCACCAAGCTAAAAGAGCGATCAGCATGTCAAGCGGTTGGTAATATGTGCGTTCTAAGCATGTACAAAGACTCTCACCGTGGTGGACCTTGCCGCTTATTTCGAGATGCTCGTCATATCCCTACAAGTGAAAATGAGGTGATTCCATGGATTTATTATGCAGAAGGAGATGCCGGAACTGTTCTGCACCGCAAAAAAATAACGTCTCGCTATCGGCTTCAAGAAGAGTCGCCACTCAATACCCTTAATTTTACAGTAGCTAAATATACATCGGAAGGCGAGCTTTCGAGTCTTCAGCCGTTAGAAAGCAGTGATTTGCAACTATGTCCTGGTTCACTAGAAACATTAAATTCGGCCTTTAGGGTTGGGGCCTGGTACCATCATTCGTGTAGTATACCTATTAGTCAGTTACTTAAATCATTCCCcaccttggaattttttgacatATACCTGCAATTTTATGAGGAAGGAGTCTCTAAGTTGTATGCTGTTCCTgtgcttttaaaaaatttaaaacaaggaaATAAATATCCTAATCAAGGGGCAGATATTCTGCAATGGCAACTGACACGTCGTTTCTTTTTGGTTGACAGCCTAAGTGGCATTGAGAACAGAGTGGATACATTAGCAGCTGTTCGGTTCCTGAAGTCTGTTGTTCTTCAAGTGAAAATGTTGCATGAAGTAGAGGAAGAAGGCCGGATTTATCCCCCACTGCTGATTCTCGAATATGCTGAGTTGAAAGGAGAAGAAGTGGAAAGCAATTTGAATGTGAATTTGTCATTCTCTGTTGAATTCATCATGGAAAATGACCTTCCACACATAATTGACGTCAGCCTTGGCGTTTCAAGTGCTTTTGCTGTTGTTTGGTCTGCAATTCAAACATGGAGCTACTCGCGCCGCAATGGACGTGTCACAATCGATGCTGTCACCTTGACTGAACTCCTCTTGATATCATGTGGTCATTTAGCCAACATGTTTTTTGTGATCATGACTTGCGCATCTCTCTTTGTCCTTGTCTATTACAAGGGGCAAAGTGTTACTCATATACTACTTCCGACCTCAGCGCAAGAGTATTTCATATACAAGTATGTGATGGCAGCTTTTTTATTGAAAACCATTGAAATAGTACGGTTAGTGTGGCGGCAAGTCACCATAGACATTTTTCTAATTGACTGGGAGAAGCCACGGGCTACTGGTAATGCGACCTCACAGCCAATCAGCATCTGGAGAACTTATTTCATTGCAAATGAGTTCAATGAGATACAGACAAAGAGAAAGACCAATCCGTACATCCAGCTCCTTTTGACTGTTTTTATACTGAACATTATCGGAGTCGAGCATTGGGCTTTGGCCCATCCAAAACTTTTTTTGTCAGTTCCAAATACTCAGAAAAACACACCGTACAGTGACACACTGCGATTTGCCTTGGGCGTGTCCATTTTTATTGCTGTATACTTGCTCCAGTACTTCTTCATTGTCTGTATTTATGAAAGATACATAAAGAATGAGATTCAACAGTTTATCGATGTATGCTCTATCGCAAATATTAGCGTTTTCATATTAGCTTTTGAAAATTACGGATATTACATTCACGGCAGGTCAGTCCATGGGTTTGCTGACACCGACATGTATACAATCATCTCACAACTTTGCCGTGAGGAAGAGGATCTTGTTGCTCACCGAGGGTTGATCCCAGCATCAGACCAACAGACCTTCCAGATGTACATCCCTCCGCAGTTGCGTGCCTATTACTCCCAGGTTAAAGCTCCTCTCATGATGGGTCTCCAATTGAAGCACCTCCCTATCACTGTATCAGCagctttcaaaatcaaaatgttgAACAGTAGTTTTGATGTCAATCGAAGCGTTCAAGCCTATCACAATATGAACAAGTTTTTAGCTGCATTCCTTGAGCATGCCTTGAAAGATTTAGACTATGAGGTTAAAGATAAACAATTTATGGAGTCATTGTTGGATATTGAATTTTTAGATACCTCAGATAAAGGTATTTTCTATTATGATAATGGCCATTCATTTGATGATGTCATGTTCTATGGAAATGAGTTTACTCTGTTCACATTTGACATCATCCTGTTTTCTTGCTGTcagattttttctcaaaattatctcTTGTCTGCCATCTATACTGCATTTGTGGCCAAGTTGATAACTGTATTCAGAAGTATCTGGGGGCGGAAAAATTTAGCTAAAAAAACCTTAATTGATGAAAGGTTTTTGATTTGA